Proteins from a genomic interval of Youhaiella tibetensis:
- a CDS encoding PTS sugar transporter subunit IIA produces MELSDILAEESVLACTGIKTKTELLEVLSQHAAKVTGVDQQAIFTAISDREALGSTGLGNGIAIPHGKIAGLPAVTALFARLDQPIEFDSIDDLPVDLVMMLLAPVGAGADHLKALARVARLLRTEALVDDLRRTSDPHKIYEMLIQPQAAYAA; encoded by the coding sequence ATGGAACTTTCAGACATCCTTGCAGAGGAGTCGGTTCTTGCGTGCACGGGCATAAAAACCAAGACGGAACTTCTAGAGGTCTTGAGCCAGCACGCTGCTAAGGTCACCGGAGTGGACCAGCAGGCTATCTTCACCGCCATTTCCGACCGTGAGGCTCTCGGCTCCACCGGCCTTGGCAACGGCATCGCCATTCCGCACGGCAAGATCGCGGGCCTGCCTGCGGTGACGGCCCTCTTCGCCAGGCTCGACCAGCCGATCGAATTCGATTCGATCGATGACCTGCCCGTCGATCTGGTCATGATGCTGCTGGCTCCGGTCGGCGCCGGCGCCGACCACCTCAAGGCCCTGGCCCGCGTGGCGCGCCTCTTGCGCACCGAGGCCCTTGTCGATGACCTGCGGCGCACCAGCGACCCGCACAAGATCTATGAGATGCTCATCCAGCCCCAGGCCGCCTACGCCGCCTGA
- a CDS encoding YdeI/OmpD-associated family protein gives MAPVIPNPDKIREFETEAEFEAWMAANHRGETEIWVKYHKKGSGRRTIVYAEALDVALCYGWIDGIGKPFDAHSYLQRFTPRKAKSIWSQRNRDKVEKLIAAGRMTEHGLRQIEAAKADGRWDRAYASPGKMETPPDLLAAIEANPAAYVTFTQINATNRYALAFRTHNMKTEAGRRKKIATFVEMLARGEAPYPQAFKDKP, from the coding sequence ATGGCCCCCGTTATCCCAAATCCGGACAAGATCCGGGAATTCGAGACCGAAGCCGAGTTCGAAGCGTGGATGGCGGCCAACCATAGGGGCGAGACCGAAATCTGGGTCAAATACCACAAGAAGGGCTCGGGCCGCAGAACCATCGTCTACGCCGAGGCGCTGGACGTGGCGCTGTGCTACGGGTGGATCGACGGGATCGGCAAGCCGTTCGATGCCCATTCCTACCTGCAGCGCTTCACGCCCCGTAAGGCCAAGAGCATCTGGAGCCAGCGCAATCGCGACAAGGTGGAAAAGCTCATCGCGGCCGGTCGCATGACCGAGCACGGGCTCAGGCAGATCGAGGCGGCCAAGGCCGATGGCCGCTGGGACCGGGCCTATGCCTCGCCCGGCAAGATGGAGACGCCGCCGGACCTGCTGGCGGCCATCGAGGCCAATCCGGCCGCCTACGTGACGTTTACCCAGATCAACGCCACCAACCGCTATGCGCTGGCCTTCCGCACCCACAACATGAAGACCGAAGCGGGGCGCAGGAAGAAGATCGCCACGTTCGTCGAGATGCTGGCGCGGGGCGAAGCCCCCTACCCCCAGGCGTTCAAGGACAAGCCCTGA
- a CDS encoding Hsp20 family protein has protein sequence MSRISLFSAPFLLGFDAFEERVDRLSKAADGYPPYNIERRAAADGAECFLISIAVAGFAKDELEVISEDNQLVVRGRQKDDPSREFLHRGIAARQFQRSFLLADGVVVKDAALRDGMLIVTVMRPKTEKVARRIEISS, from the coding sequence ATGTCTCGCATCTCACTCTTTTCGGCGCCGTTTCTTCTGGGCTTCGATGCCTTCGAAGAACGTGTCGACCGCCTCTCGAAGGCGGCGGATGGTTATCCGCCGTACAATATCGAGCGGCGCGCCGCGGCCGATGGAGCCGAATGCTTCCTCATCTCCATTGCGGTGGCCGGGTTCGCCAAGGACGAACTCGAGGTCATCTCGGAAGACAACCAACTCGTCGTCCGGGGTCGCCAGAAAGACGATCCCTCGCGCGAGTTCCTGCATCGCGGCATCGCCGCACGCCAGTTCCAACGCAGCTTTCTCCTCGCCGACGGCGTTGTCGTCAAGGATGCTGCGCTCCGGGACGGCATGCTGATTGTCACCGTGATGCGCCCCAAGACGGAAAAGGTCGCAAGGCGCATCGAAATTAGTTCGTGA
- a CDS encoding DUF1697 domain-containing protein, translating to MRYAAFLRGVSLGKRTTRSADLKAAFESLGYEGVRTLIASGNVLFEAEAADDEALAETIEKGLEAKFGLAIGVVLRSIAELEKMVERAPFGGVPADADAKLYVLFLREPVGETLALPFAEEGNYEVLSTTPTEIFAVAWHMPNGRYGEGLDALEKQFPKGTLTTMRNWNTILKAVA from the coding sequence ATGCGCTACGCGGCCTTTCTGCGCGGGGTGAGCCTGGGCAAGCGCACGACCAGGAGCGCCGACCTCAAGGCGGCCTTCGAAAGCCTGGGCTACGAGGGCGTGCGCACGCTCATCGCCAGCGGCAATGTGCTGTTCGAGGCCGAAGCAGCCGACGACGAAGCGCTTGCCGAGACGATCGAAAAGGGGCTCGAGGCCAAGTTCGGCCTTGCGATCGGGGTGGTGCTGCGCTCGATCGCGGAGCTCGAGAAAATGGTCGAGCGCGCGCCGTTCGGGGGCGTGCCGGCGGATGCGGACGCCAAGCTCTACGTGCTGTTCCTGCGCGAACCGGTGGGCGAGACGCTGGCCCTGCCCTTTGCCGAGGAGGGCAATTACGAGGTGCTCTCGACCACGCCCACCGAGATTTTTGCTGTTGCATGGCACATGCCAAACGGGCGATACGGCGAGGGCCTGGATGCGCTCGAAAAACAGTTCCCCAAGGGAACGCTCACGACCATGCGCAACTGGAACACGATTTTGAAGGCGGTCGCCTGA
- a CDS encoding arylamine N-acetyltransferase family protein, with protein MNEHVHLTAYFERIGFSGSIAPTLATLEALHALHPASIPFENLSPLIGLPVLLDQASLEQKLIHDKRGGYCYEHNMLFMRILRELDFPVTGYGARVLWGHPEGEERPVSHMVLGVDVGGATYLADVGFGSMTLTTPLRLRGGQEQETPFATYRLVGEAPSYRLEVRIGEEWKPVYAFDLIEKSEDDYAALNAATYPRFADMLVAARTEKDVRHTLRDLRLSHYGRDGGEPQRRILTSVAEIREALSETFGIALPPADLLDPALERVLASQQNQTVD; from the coding sequence ATGAACGAACACGTCCACCTGACGGCCTATTTCGAGCGAATCGGCTTTTCGGGCTCCATCGCGCCCACCCTAGCGACGCTCGAAGCGCTGCACGCCCTTCATCCAGCCAGCATCCCTTTCGAAAACCTCAGTCCCCTGATCGGCCTGCCGGTCCTTCTCGACCAGGCCAGTCTCGAACAAAAGCTCATCCACGACAAGCGCGGGGGCTATTGCTACGAGCACAACATGCTGTTCATGCGCATCCTGCGCGAGCTCGACTTTCCGGTGACCGGGTACGGGGCGCGGGTGCTGTGGGGACATCCGGAGGGCGAGGAGCGTCCGGTGAGCCACATGGTGCTGGGCGTGGACGTGGGCGGGGCGACGTATCTGGCCGACGTGGGCTTCGGCTCGATGACGCTGACGACGCCGCTGCGCCTGCGTGGCGGCCAAGAGCAGGAAACGCCCTTCGCCACCTACCGGCTGGTGGGCGAGGCGCCGAGCTACCGGCTAGAAGTGCGGATCGGGGAGGAGTGGAAGCCGGTCTACGCGTTCGACCTGATCGAAAAGAGCGAGGACGACTATGCCGCGCTCAACGCGGCTACCTATCCCAGGTTTGCCGACATGCTGGTGGCGGCGCGCACCGAAAAGGACGTGCGCCACACCCTGCGCGACCTGCGCCTGTCGCACTACGGGCGCGACGGCGGGGAGCCGCAGCGTCGCATTCTTACAAGCGTTGCCGAAATCCGCGAGGCATTGTCCGAGACGTTCGGCATCGCGCTGCCGCCGGCGGATCTGCTCGATCCGGCGCTGGAGCGCGTGCTGGCCAGCCAGCAGAACCAGACCGTCGATTGA
- a CDS encoding glycosyltransferase family 2 protein, with the protein MDAQTVAVITPAYRAQATIGATVRSVLAQTHGAFEHHIISDDGVDYRELLAGMGIADPRLRFHSSGKVGGGSTRARNMVLDTLATPYAALLDADDRFKPQKLERAVAALEHRPIVATALEVMSADFISLRTVGAGPDRVLRASEHKWVSLSMDTMLVWDRRRADARYDPDLPNMTDLDFLMGLYRTAESEMYLGTPLHDYVKISSSMSNGAGFTERMIHSKTLLLKRLEEGFYPMADPAATEAIAAFLRLSLEAEKLYPQVLAQRPGALFEDTIEPMIRAAGH; encoded by the coding sequence ATGGACGCACAGACCGTTGCGGTGATCACGCCCGCCTATCGGGCCCAGGCCACCATCGGCGCCACCGTGCGTTCGGTGCTGGCCCAGACCCATGGTGCCTTCGAGCACCACATCATTTCGGACGATGGCGTGGACTATCGGGAACTGCTCGCCGGCATGGGCATCGCCGATCCGCGCCTGCGCTTCCATTCCTCGGGCAAGGTCGGAGGGGGCTCGACCCGTGCCCGCAACATGGTGCTCGATACCCTCGCCACGCCCTATGCGGCCCTGCTCGATGCCGACGACCGTTTCAAGCCGCAAAAGCTCGAGCGGGCGGTCGCTGCCCTCGAGCACCGGCCCATCGTCGCCACCGCGCTCGAGGTGATGTCCGCCGACTTCATATCGCTGCGCACCGTGGGGGCCGGCCCGGACCGAGTGCTGCGCGCCTCCGAACACAAATGGGTGAGCCTCTCTATGGACACCATGCTGGTCTGGGACCGGCGCCGCGCCGACGCACGCTACGATCCGGACCTGCCCAACATGACCGATCTCGATTTCCTCATGGGGCTCTACCGCACCGCCGAAAGCGAGATGTACCTGGGCACCCCGCTTCACGACTACGTCAAGATTTCGAGCTCGATGAGCAACGGCGCCGGCTTTACCGAGCGCATGATCCATTCCAAGACGCTGCTCCTCAAGCGCCTCGAGGAGGGGTTCTACCCCATGGCCGATCCGGCCGCCACCGAGGCCATCGCCGCCTTCCTGCGCCTGTCGCTTGAGGCCGAAAAGCTCTATCCGCAGGTCCTGGCGCAAAGGCCCGGAGCGCTCTTCGAGGATACGATCGAGCCCATGATCCGGGCCGCCGGGCACTGA
- the rpoN gene encoding RNA polymerase factor sigma-54, with protein sequence MALTPRLEVRQAQSLTLTPQLMQSIRLLQLSHLELNAFVEAELLRNPLLEREEGAPDDGAEAPERAPELSAYEDTVDHSDRIQSAGSIADGLDTAVENVFPEQVGQDSLSQTSVWPEGRGEGGEAPDLDQFVAARPSLSDHLETQVNLILKAPAERLIARALIDSLNEAGYLAGDLDAIAAQLGTDEAMVEAVLLKVQGCDPVGVFARTVPECLAIQLREKDRLDPMMARLLANLDLLAAHDLAGLARAVGADREDLADMLAELRELDPKPGRAFDGAPIEAVVPDVFVREGNGGAWAVELNSDVLPKVLVNRVYYATVTRKTRDATEKAFLTDCLQTANWLAKSLDQRAQTILKVATEIVRQQDGFLVNGIAHLKPMTLKMVAEAIEMHESTVSRVTSNKYISTPRGLYEMKYFFTTALASTSGGEDHSAEAVRHRIRQLIDAEQPADILSDDTIADMLKREQGIDVARRTVAKYREGMNIPSSVIRRRQKRALTATP encoded by the coding sequence CAGCTCATGCAGTCGATCCGCCTGCTCCAGCTCAGCCACCTCGAGCTCAACGCCTTCGTCGAGGCCGAGCTGCTGCGCAATCCGCTGCTCGAACGCGAGGAAGGTGCGCCCGACGACGGCGCCGAAGCGCCCGAACGCGCCCCTGAGCTGAGCGCCTACGAAGATACCGTCGATCATTCCGATCGCATCCAGTCCGCCGGCTCGATCGCCGATGGCCTCGATACGGCGGTGGAGAACGTCTTTCCCGAGCAGGTCGGCCAGGATTCGCTGTCCCAGACCTCGGTCTGGCCCGAAGGCCGTGGCGAGGGCGGGGAGGCCCCCGATCTCGACCAGTTCGTGGCGGCCAGGCCCAGCCTCTCCGATCACCTCGAGACCCAGGTCAACCTGATCCTCAAGGCTCCCGCCGAGCGCCTGATCGCCCGGGCCCTTATCGACAGCCTCAACGAGGCCGGATACCTGGCCGGGGACCTCGATGCCATCGCCGCCCAGCTCGGAACGGACGAGGCCATGGTCGAGGCGGTGCTGCTCAAGGTCCAGGGCTGCGATCCCGTCGGCGTCTTCGCCCGCACCGTGCCCGAATGCCTTGCCATCCAGTTGCGCGAAAAGGATCGGCTCGATCCCATGATGGCCAGGCTCCTGGCCAATCTCGACCTCCTGGCCGCCCACGATCTGGCCGGGCTCGCCCGCGCCGTGGGGGCCGACCGCGAGGACCTGGCCGACATGCTGGCCGAGCTGCGCGAGCTCGACCCCAAGCCGGGCCGCGCCTTCGACGGCGCGCCCATCGAAGCGGTGGTGCCGGACGTCTTCGTGCGCGAGGGCAATGGCGGCGCCTGGGCGGTGGAGCTCAATTCGGACGTCCTGCCCAAGGTCCTGGTCAACCGGGTCTACTACGCCACCGTTACCCGCAAGACCCGCGACGCCACCGAAAAGGCCTTCCTCACCGATTGCCTGCAGACGGCCAACTGGCTGGCCAAGAGCCTCGACCAGCGGGCCCAGACCATTCTCAAGGTCGCCACCGAGATCGTGCGCCAGCAGGACGGGTTCCTGGTCAACGGCATCGCCCATCTCAAGCCCATGACGCTCAAGATGGTGGCCGAGGCCATCGAAATGCACGAATCGACCGTCAGCCGCGTGACCTCGAACAAGTACATCTCCACCCCGCGCGGGCTCTACGAGATGAAGTACTTCTTCACCACCGCCCTGGCCTCGACCTCGGGGGGCGAGGATCATTCGGCCGAAGCGGTGCGCCACCGCATCCGCCAGCTCATCGATGCCGAACAGCCCGCCGATATCCTTTCGGACGACACCATCGCCGACATGCTCAAGCGCGAGCAGGGAATCGATGTGGCGCGGCGCACCGTGGCCAAGTACCGGGAGGGTATGAACATCCCCTCGTCGGTCATCCGCCGCCGCCAGAAGCGGGCATTGACCGCCACGCCGTGA
- a CDS encoding DUF1150 family protein translates to MQNRDETVIDPLVHPLKTLTPAQFMALGGSAVAFVRPILGAQVTELLSEEGFEPDGLYQLVMSADGTPLMVADTREAVDEWLSDRNLGLVAVH, encoded by the coding sequence ATGCAGAATAGAGACGAAACCGTCATCGATCCTTTGGTCCATCCGCTCAAGACCCTGACCCCGGCGCAGTTCATGGCGCTTGGCGGAAGTGCGGTGGCCTTCGTGCGCCCCATCCTCGGCGCCCAGGTCACCGAGTTGCTGTCCGAAGAAGGTTTCGAGCCGGACGGGCTTTATCAGCTGGTCATGTCGGCCGACGGCACGCCGCTGATGGTCGCCGATACGCGCGAAGCGGTCGACGAATGGCTCTCGGACCGCAATCTGGGCCTGGTGGCCGTCCACTAG
- a CDS encoding ribokinase: MITVFGSCGLDLIANVPRLPAPGETVLGGVFGMSPGGKGANQAMAVKRSGRQVRFAGAVGNDDFAKRALELLKAEGVDLGATKVAEGEATQIASIFVDAKGENVIAVLPGANATLTPADADKALEGLPAGTIVMMQQEINQAATERALDVAKAKGLVSILNTAPFLPDTPGMAHKASILVANETEFALLCDGKTEPLDQLMENWARTHGQTVIVTLGAAGARAATPEGLINVAALKVTPVDTVGAGDTFCGYLAAGLDAGLDLEAAMTRAATAASLACLKPGAQPAVPTIAEVEAALATA, from the coding sequence ATGATCACCGTTTTCGGCTCCTGCGGCCTTGACCTCATCGCCAACGTTCCGCGCCTGCCGGCGCCCGGCGAGACGGTGCTGGGCGGCGTCTTCGGCATGTCCCCGGGCGGCAAGGGCGCCAACCAGGCGATGGCCGTCAAGCGCTCGGGGCGCCAGGTGCGCTTTGCCGGCGCGGTGGGCAACGACGATTTCGCCAAGCGCGCGCTCGAACTGCTCAAGGCGGAGGGCGTCGACCTGGGCGCCACCAAGGTGGCGGAAGGCGAAGCGACCCAGATCGCCTCGATCTTCGTGGACGCCAAGGGCGAGAACGTCATCGCCGTGCTGCCGGGCGCAAATGCCACGCTCACCCCTGCCGACGCCGACAAGGCGCTCGAGGGGCTGCCGGCGGGGACCATCGTGATGATGCAGCAGGAGATCAACCAGGCCGCCACCGAGCGGGCGCTCGACGTCGCCAAGGCCAAGGGGCTGGTCTCCATCCTCAACACGGCCCCGTTCCTTCCCGATACGCCGGGCATGGCGCACAAGGCCTCGATCCTGGTGGCCAACGAAACCGAATTCGCGCTGCTGTGCGACGGCAAGACCGAGCCGCTCGACCAGTTGATGGAGAACTGGGCCCGCACGCACGGCCAGACCGTGATCGTGACGCTGGGCGCGGCGGGGGCGCGGGCGGCGACGCCCGAAGGCCTGATCAACGTGGCGGCCCTCAAGGTCACACCGGTCGATACGGTGGGCGCGGGCGATACGTTCTGCGGCTATCTCGCGGCCGGGCTCGATGCGGGGCTCGATCTCGAAGCGGCGATGACGCGCGCGGCGACGGCGGCGAGCCTCGCCTGCCTCAAGCCCGGCGCCCAGCCGGCGGTTCCCACCATCGCAGAGGTCGAGGCCGCGCTGGCCACGGCCTGA
- the hpf gene encoding ribosome hibernation-promoting factor, HPF/YfiA family produces the protein MTLRVSGKNMDVGEALRSKAVDHFNSVVSKYFDGGYKGHLTLSHDGAGYSADCVVHLDSGTTLQASAEGNDPTLAYEVMASNIEKRLRRYNRKLKQHRRRSDEEDTTAPAYVLAAPMEDDELDLDFSPPVIAEGTASLKRLTVGEAVMELDLMQSDVVVFRHAGHGGLNVVYRRADGNIGWIDPALSAN, from the coding sequence ATGACCTTACGTGTATCGGGCAAGAACATGGACGTCGGCGAGGCCTTGCGCAGCAAGGCGGTCGACCACTTCAATTCGGTAGTCAGCAAGTATTTCGACGGAGGATACAAGGGCCATCTGACCCTGAGCCACGACGGGGCCGGCTATAGCGCCGACTGCGTGGTTCATCTCGATTCGGGGACCACGCTCCAGGCCAGCGCCGAGGGCAACGATCCCACGCTCGCCTACGAAGTGATGGCCAGCAATATCGAGAAGCGGCTGCGCCGCTATAACAGGAAATTGAAGCAGCACCGCCGGCGTTCGGACGAGGAGGACACCACCGCGCCCGCCTATGTGCTTGCAGCGCCTATGGAAGATGACGAGCTGGACCTCGATTTCAGCCCCCCGGTCATCGCCGAAGGCACCGCCAGTCTGAAGCGTCTGACGGTCGGCGAGGCCGTCATGGAGCTCGATCTGATGCAGTCCGATGTAGTGGTGTTCCGTCATGCTGGACATGGCGGGCTGAATGTGGTTTATCGCCGGGCCGACGGCAATATTGGCTGGATCGATCCCGCCTTGAGCGCAAACTAG